The following proteins come from a genomic window of Anopheles ziemanni chromosome 3, idAnoZiCoDA_A2_x.2, whole genome shotgun sequence:
- the LOC131284625 gene encoding uncharacterized protein LOC131284625 produces the protein MVLCVYFLLWWPFHGVLCERPVLLDFATEGRTNVFVSIVAAHYRELGAYVNIRVQNRNSSVATLEQKDLIDSLVRSSCAETLTTVAFSDLPIEEGRPAYYNVFLVQNYASLCDLLNGMSYRTHHFHGLYTIFIQESSPDSVEEVVQKLWSLWIINVVVIVQDRRRETVAYTYDPYEESKCDTAEPIEIGRYIDGTWSTPVNDWFPDRTVNFHNCPLKVGVVEVKPYSMFRQEGNLTVYYGLEVYVAETIAKRLNFSIQYEMPKDNIKWGMLQPGNSTGLVGMIQRREVSFGFGSLGFSHSRHTYLKWSTPSHVTQMIMGIPPKRAYTSLEKLFQPFTIGAWICIAFGYTMFGLMTLVLIKLDLSHAREHLPNPLYTLWVLLMGGSGTHFRLDSWRIFIIGFIINTLVIRTLYQAGMFERLQASASLASDLDTIEAINRSGLHYTMFRSTTQFFKDNPLIPTSHVRVIQNDRQNWDEILYALSKDKLGGVIPLPLDCIAYYVKRFGKNGIVYVGKHTGFTYPIGMHFPKTTSLQEPFNAWIHKLHAVGLIRYWTEEFHDNRYWTNDKEKPEPASLKWNQISGAFLMCGAMLLMATVVFFGEVIYFYYFSGSLCKRKSWSKKGKCFACERH, from the exons ATGGTactttgtgtgtattttttgctTTGGTGGCCTTTTCATGGCGTGCTCTGTGAACGACCGGTGTTACTTGACTTTGCGACGGAAGGGAGGACCAATGTTTTTGTGAGCATAGTAGCGGCGCACTATCGGGAGCTTGGGGCGTACGTAAATATCCGAGTTCAAAATAGAAACTCGTCGGTAGCTACCCTGGAACAAAAGGATTTAATCGACAGTCTGGTAAGAAGCTCGTGTGCCGAGACGTTGACAACGGTTGCATTCAGTGATCTCCCGATCGAGGAAGGAAGACCTGCGTATTATAATGTGTTCCTCGTTCAGAATTATGCATCATTGTGTGATCTGTTAAATGGTATGAGTTATAGGACCCATCACTTTCATGGTTTGTACACTATTTTCATCCAAGAATCATCTCCGGATTCGGTGGAAGAAGTTGTACAAAAGTTGTGGAGCCTTTGGATCATAAACGTCGTTGTGATCGTACAGGATCGCCGGAGAGAGACTGTTGCCTACACCTACGATCCTTACGAAGAGAGTAAGTGTGATACGGCCGAACCGATAGAGATCGGTCGGTACATCGATGGCACCTGGAGTACCCCGGTGAACGATTGGTTCCCCGATCGAACGGTGAATTTTCACAACTGCCCTCTGAAGGTCGGTGTGGTCGAGGTAAAACCGTACTCAATGTTTCGTCAAGAAGGCAACCTCACAGTGTACTATGGGCTTGAGGTGTACGTTGCGGAAACTATCGCTAAACGGTTAAACTTCTCGATCCAGTACGAGATGCCGAAGGACAACATCAAATGGGGTATGCTGCAGCCCGGAAACAGCACCGGTTTGGTCGGAATGATTCAGCGACGGGAGGTatcgttcggtttcggtagTCTTGGATTTTCCCATAGCAGACACACGTACCTGAAATGGAGCACACCCAGTCACGTGACGCAGATGATCATGGGTATACCGCCGAAGCGGGCGTACACGTCACTAGAGAAACTTTTTCAACCGTTCACCATCGGCGCCTGGATTTGTATTGCCTTCGGCTATACGATGTTCGGGCTGATGACACTTGTTTTGATCAAACTAGACCTAAGCCACGCACGCGAACATCTCCCCAACCCGCTGTACACGCTGTGGGTGTTGTTGATGGGTGGATCCGGGACTCACTTCCGGCTGGACAGCTGGCgtattttcataattggaTTCATCATCAACACGCTAGTCATTCGAACGCTTTATCAAGCGGGAATGTTCGAGCGTCTGCAGGCATCAGCCTCGCTGGCTTCGGACTTGGACACGATAGAGGCGATTAACAGGTCAGGACTTCACTACACGATGTTTCGTTCTACAACACAATTCTTTAAGGATAACCCGCTGATACCGACCAG CCATGTTCGAGTGATCCAGAATGACAGGCAAAACTGGGATGAAATATTGTATGCCCTCTCGAAGGACAAGCTAGGCGGGGTCATTCCACTACCGCTCGACTGCATTGCGTACTACGTGAAGCGGTTCGGAAAGAATGGAATAGTTTACGTTGGCAAGCACACCGGGTTCACATACCCAATTGGTATGCACTTCCCCAAGACGACGTCTCTGCAGGAGCCATTTAATGCCTGGATTCACAAGCTACACGCGGTTGGCTTGATCCGCTACTGGACGGAGGAATTTCACGACAACCGGTACTGGACGAATGACAAAGAAAAACCTGAACCGGCCAGCCTCAAGTGGAATCAAATTTCAGGTGCATTTCTCATGTGTGGTGCAATGCTGCTGATGGCCACGGTGGTATTCTTCGGAGAGGTAATTTACTTCTATTATTTCTCTGGCTCATTGTGCAAACGAAAGAGTTggtcgaaaaaaggaaaatgttttgcttgtGAACGGCACTAG
- the LOC131284628 gene encoding uncharacterized protein LOC131284628 yields MWLIVGIFIRSSVCDIVLPPNPNISRSDYLLVPLARHYRMSNLAVNFCLENDVRLLSSSEELDTINALLHGHMDWMVVTVHYSTQCGQMRFFQNVFLAATYRSLEEMVSSMDYECYDASGFYIVTVAERTLNESSIVQVFGTLWKYRIINVVFIAPLSGDNYQAYSFDPYQDNFCGSIQLVRIDRYADSMRNFDGCPLRIGTFEAKPFSMVQQRGGKTVYYGLEVDIMKAIASRLNFSFEFVSPPGRVKWGVLKPGNSTGLMGMILRAEVDFGFGAVGHSPYRSQMLRSSYPGVITQMIMAIPPRRPYTSFEKLFQPFTPSAWTLIVVCYSVLCGLSVLMCYGRRHSSLERMPQMFYTFWIILLGGPGGNVRRHSTRIYIISLLLNAFVVRNLYQSALFRYLKSSDLASSKLHTYDDINAAGLYYYMYPTTRIFFMDNPWVQTRIRTLDDEELNWDEVMYNISQHRLPGVLTLPLESISYYVKYHGQRGMVYVGKDTGISFYIGFHFPRMSALKEPFDRLLHRFYDAGLIVHWKRSFRDNPNTWVHKNEDKDNVPTPLHLHQLSGGFYLWAFCTLLAIGVFFTEVVLFKINSAQPRN; encoded by the exons ATGTGGTTGATTGTGGGGATCTTCATCCGTAGTTCCGTTTGTGATATCGTTTTACCGCCAAATCCAAACATCAGTCGGTCCGACTACTTACTGGTGCCTCTAGCAAGACACTATCGGATGTCCAATTTGGCGGTTAATTTCTGTTTGGAAAACGATGTTCGATTGTTGAGTAGCAGCGAGGAACTGGATACCATCAACGCACTGCTGCACGGACACATGGACTGGATGGTGGTTACAGTGCACTATTCCACCCAGTGCGGCCAGATGCGCTTCTTCCAGAATGTCTTTCTGGCCGCCACCTACCGGTCGCTCGAGGAGATGGTTTCGAGCATGGACTACGAGTGCTACGACGCGTCCGGATTCTACATCGTCACCGTTGCTGAGCGAACGCTAAACGAGAGCAGCATAGtgcaagtgttcggaacaTTATGGAAGTATCGTATCATCAACGTAGTGTTTATTGCCCCGCTATCGGGGGACAACTACCAGGCGTATAGTTTTGATCCATACCAGGACAACTTTTGCGGGTCCATCCAACTGGTACGGATCGATCGGTATGCTG ATTCGATGCGAAACTTCGACGGATGTCCGCTAAGGATTGGCACGTTCGAGGCCAAACCGTTCTCGATGGTCCAGCAAAGGGGCGGAAAGACTGTGTACTATGGGTTGGAAGTGGACATTATGAAAGCGATTGCCAGCAGGCTCAATTTTTCATTCGAGTTCGTCTCCCCACCGGGAAGGGTGAAATGGGGTGTTCTAAAGCCTGGCAACAGCACCGGCCTGATGGGAATGATTCTACGAGCTGAAGTAGATTTTGGTTTTGGCGCTGTCGGCCACAGTCCCTACAGAAGCCAGATGTTGCGGTCCAGCTACCCGGGAGTTATCACGCAAATGATCATGGCTATCCCTCCGAGGAGGCCTTACACTTCCTTCGAAAAGCTGTTCCAACCGTTCACGCCCTCAGCTTGGACGTTGATTGTGGTTTGCTATTCGGTTCTATGCGGACTCTCGGTGCTTATGTGTTATGGTAGGAGGCATTCATCCCTCGAGCGCATGCCGCAAATGTTTTACACCTTCTGGATTATACTGCTGGGGGGTCCTGGGGGTAACGTCCGTAGACATAGTACAAGAATATATATAATCAGTTTGTTGCTCAATGCATTCGTCGTGCGTAACCTCTACCAGTCGGCGCTCTTTCGGTACCTAAAGTCCTCGGATTTAGCGTCATCGAAGCTGCATACCTATGACGATATAAATGCTGCTGGTCTGTATTATTACATGTACCCGACTACCCGTATATTCTTCATGGACAATCCTTGGGTACAGACCAG AATTCGCACTTTGGACGACGAAGAACTGAACTGGGATGAAGTGATGTATAATATTTCGCAGCATAGATTACCAGGCGTTCTGACACTACCATTGGAGAGCATATCGTACTACGTTAAATATCATGGGCAACGAGGTATGGTTTACGTTGGCAAGGACACCGGAATAAGCTTCTACATCGGGTTCCACTTTCCACGAATGTCGGCACTGAAGGAACCGTTTGATCGGCTGCTCCACCGGTTCTACGACGCCGGGCTTATCGTACACTGGAAGCGCAGCTTTCGGGACAATCCGAATACCTGGGTTCACAAAAACGAGGATAAAGATAATGTACCCACACCACTTCACCTTCATCAACTGTCCGGGGGGTTTTACTTGTGGGCATTCTGTACGTTGCTGGCAATAGGCGTTTTCTTTACGGAAGTAGTCCTGTTCAAGATCAACTCAGCTCAGCCTCGCAATTAA
- the LOC131284626 gene encoding uncharacterized protein LOC131284626 → MASSTAVSLIVLLSVSMTTSNAHVETFVGTHHAPDLLGQVAQTYYRYSETFVKVEVLNGNSSQASWFQQDLITHLVSRSSNWMPVVYRNFPRGEERPAYYNVFLVRDSQSLAKVVASMNNDTHHFHGLYTIVIERVTETTLTAAMETLWSSIILNAAIITEASDGGFIAHSYHPYMAGSCGVVTPLEIGRFVGGSWTGLGDWFPSKIERFNGCPLVAGVVDIQPFAMHRRAENNTMVHTGIEVTMANYMAHKMNFTIVYQLPEGNVKWGIFRVPPENSTGLVGMLLRREVDFGFSCLGISLSRYQHLRLGTTSRYGQLLMAIPPKRPYTSFEKLFQPFSLQSWVCIVVCYAIICVIAQAIFNVRQAPGVERLPNSFYTLWVLLMGGSCNPLRLDSSRLFIIGFILNTLVIRTLYHAGMFERLQASDSLASDLNTFGEINKAGMNYYMHKTISLYFKDNPQIDSRKIRLIQDKATDWEQLMYALSQHKLDGVVTMPLDCIKYYIKQNGHRGVVYVAKSTGINYNTAFFFPKTSSLQESFSSLMLRLHTAGLANFWSQEFEDTRYWSNAKTDPEPSSLQWNQISGGFYLCGILHLTAVLVFFAEICWHRLSPRLVSWLGQLKHR, encoded by the exons ATGGCCAGTTCAACGGCTGTATCCTTGATCGTGCTGTTAAGTGTTTCGATGACAACTAGCAACGCACACGTGGAGACTTTTGTAGGCACCCATCATGCACCAGATTTATTGGGTCAAGTTGCGCAGACCTATTACCGATATTCTGAGACGTTTGTCAAGGTCGAAGTGCTAAACGGAAACTCCTCACAGGCAAGCTGGTTTCAACAGGATTTGATTACCCATCTAGTTAGCCGAAGCAGTAACTGGATGCCCGTGGTTTACAGAAATTTCCCCAGAGGTGAGGAACGTCCGGCCTACTATAACGTGTTTCTAGTTCGTGATAGTCAGTCACTCGCTAAAGTAGTAGCTAGCATGAACAACGACACCCATCACTTTCACGGCCTCTATACAATTGTTATCGAACGGGTGACAGAAACAACGCTAACGGCGGCCATGGAAACGCTTTGGAGCTCGATCATTCTTAACGCAGCCATCATTACTGAGGCAAGCGATGGTGGATTTATTGCTCACTCGTACCATCCCTATATGGCGGGAAGCTGTGGCGTAGTGACACCGTTGGAGATTGGTCGTTTTGTGGGCGGCTCGTGGACGGGGCTTGGCGATTGGTTTCCATCAAAGATTGAGCGGTTCAACGGGTGCCCACTGGTAGCCGGTGTGGTCGACATCCAGCCTTTTGCCATGCACCGCCGGGCGGAAAATAACACAATGGTACATACGGGCATAGAGGTGACCATGGCGAACTATATGGCGCACAAGATGAACTTTACCATTGTGTACCAGCTGCCGGAGGGAAACGTGAAGTGGGGTATATTTCGTGTACCGCCCGAAAACAGCACTGGCCTAGTGGGGATGCTCCTGCGCCGTGAAGTCGACTTTGGGTTCAGCTGTTTGGGTATCAGCCTTAGCCGCTATCAGCACCTTCGGCTCGGTACCACCAGCCGCTACGGACAGCTGCTGATGGCCATTCCACCGAAGCGGCCATATACGTCGTTCGAAAAATTGTTCCAACCGTTCAGCCTCCAGTCTTGGGTGTGCATCGTCGTTTGCTACGCGATTATATGTGTTATCGCGCAGGCCATCTTCAACGTGCGGCAGGCACCCGGGGTCGAGCGATTGCCAAATTCGTTCTACACCCTGTGGGTGCTGCTGATGGGGGGATCTTGCAATCCTCTTCGGCTGGACAGCTCTCGTCTGTTCATCATAGGTTTCATACTGAACACACTCGTCATTCGGACGCTCTACCATGCCGGGATGTTTGAACGATTGCAAGCCTCCGATAGTCTGGCATCGGATTTGAATACATTCGGCGAAATCAACAAGGCTGGCATGAATTACTACATGCACAAGACGATTTCACTCTACTTCAAAGATAACCCACAGATAGATTCAAG gaAAATACGCCTCATACAGGATAAGGCCACTGACTGGGAGCAGCTGATGTACGCTCTGTCCCAGCATAAATTGGACGGTGTAGTCACAATGCCGCTCGACTGCATCAAGTACTACATCAAGCAGAATGGCCATCGGGGCGTGGTGTACGTTGCAAAGTCGACTGGCATCAATTACAACACTGCATTCTTTTTCCCAAAGACATCCTCGCTGCAGGAGTCCTTCAGCTCCTTGATGCTAAGGCTGCACACCGCCGGACTAGCCAACTTTTGGTCTCAGGAGTTCGAGGACACTCGGTACTGGTCGAATGCTAAAACTGACCCCGAACCAAGCAGCCTGCAGTGGAACCAAATTTCCGGTGGATTCTATCTCTGTGGCATACTGCATTTGACAGCAGTCCTGGTTTTCTTCGCCGAGATCTGTTGGCACCGCTTGAGTCCCAGATTGGTCTCGTGGCTTGGTCAATTGAAACACAGATAA
- the LOC131283981 gene encoding T-complex protein 1 subunit eta, which produces MVQPQIILLKEGTDTSQGKPQLVSNINACQTIVDAVRTTLGPRGMDKLIVDSKGKATISNDGATIMKLLDIVHPAAKTLVDIAKSQDAEVGDGTTSVVLLAGEFLKQLKPFVEEGVHPRIIIKAVRKALNLCVAQINELAFKIEKHDSEKHRALLEKCAATALNSKLIHQQKEFFSKMVVDTVTTLDVLLPLNMIGIKKVTGGALEESLLIEGVAFKKTFAYAGFEMQPKSYDNVKIALLNIELELKAERDNAEVRVDNVAEYQKVVDAEWQILYDKLAKIHQSGAQVVLSKLPIGDVATQYFADRDMFCAGRVPDEDLKRTQKACGGAVMTTVQDISEKVLGNCAHFEERQIGSERFNLFQGCPNAKTCTIILRGGAEQFLEETERSLHDAIMIVRRTIRNDSVVAGGGAIEMELSKMLRNYSRTIAGKEQLLIGAMAKALEVIPRQLCDNAGFDATNILNKLRQKHAQGCQWYGVDIMKEHIADNFEAFVWEPSVIKINALTAACEATCMILSVDETIKSPQSGGGEAPQPPMGRGMGRPF; this is translated from the exons ATG GTGCAACCGCAAATCATTCTGCTGAAGGAAGGTACGGACACTTCCCAGGGTAAGCCGCAGCTCGTCTCGAACATCAATGCCTGCCAAACGATCGTCGATGCTGTCCGTACGACGCTGGGCCCCCGCGGCATGGATAAACTGATTGTGGATAGTAAAGGAAAGGCCACCATCTCCAACGATGGTGCCACGATCATGAAGCTGCTCGACATTGTGCACCCGGCAGCGAAGACGCTGGTCGATATTGCTAAATCGCAGGATGCCGAGGTGGGTGATGGAACCACTAGCGTTGTGCTGCTGGCCGGCGAGTTCCTCAAACAGCTAAAGCCGTTCGTCGAGGAGGGTGTGCATCCGCGCATCATCATCAAGGCGGTTCGCAAGGCACTGAACCTCTGCGTCGCTCAGATCAACGAGCTGGCCTTCAAGATCGAAAAGCACGACAGTGAGAAACACCGTGCGCTGCTGGAGAAATGTGCGGCAACGGCATTAAATTCGAAGCTTATCCATCAGCAGAAGGAGTTCTTCTCCAAGATGGTCGTCGACACGGTCACAACGCTGGACGTGCTGCTTCCGTTGAACATGATCGGTATCAAAAAAGTGACCGGTGGAGCGCTGGAGGAATCTCTGCTGATCGAAGGCGTTGCCTTCAAGAAAACGTTCGCCTACGCCGGATTCGAGATGCAGCCAAAGAGCTACGACAACGTAAAGATTGCGCTGCTGAACATCGAGCTGGAGCTGAAGGCCGAACGCGATAACGCCGAAGTGCGCGTGGACAATGTGGCCGAGTACCAAAAGGTGGTGGATGCTGAGTGGCAAATTCTGTACGACAAGCTGGCCAAAATCCATCAGTCCGGTGCGCAGGTGGTTCTGTCCAAGCTGCCCATCGGCGACGTGGCTACACAGTACTTTGCCGATCGGGATATGTTCTGCGCTGGCCGTGTTCCCGATGAGGATCTTAAGCGGACCCAAAAGGCGTGCGGTGGTGCCGTGATGACGACAGTGCAGGATATCAGCGAAAAGGTGCTTGGTAACTGCGCCCACTTCGAGGAGCGACAGATTGGAAGCGAACGTTTCAACCTGTTCCAAGGCTGCCCGAACGCTAAGACGTGCACGATTATCCTGCGTGGCGGTGCCGAACAGTTCCTGGAGGAAACGGAGCGTTCGCTACATGACGCGATCATGATCGTGCGCCGTACGATCCGCAATGATTCCGTTGTTGCAG GTGGTGGTGCAATTGAAATGGAGTTGTCCAAAATGTTGCGCAACTACTCACGTACCATTGCCGGAAAGGAGCAGTTGCTGATTGGCGCAATGGCCAAAGCGCTGGAAGTTATTCCACGTCAGCTGTGCGATAATGCTGGCTTCGATGCAACAAACATCCTCAACAAACTTCGCCAGAAGCATGCCCAGG GTTGTCAATGGTACGGAGTGGATATTATGAAAGAACACATTGCCGATAACTTTGAAGCATTTGTCTGGGAACCGTCCGTCATCAAAATCAACGCGCTGACGGCCGCTTGCGAGGCTACGTGCATGATTCTGTCGGTGGACGAAACGATCAAAAGTCCCCAGTCCGGTGGCGGCGAGGCACCGCAGCCCCCAATGGGCCGTGGAATGGGTCGTCCATTCTAA
- the LOC131284629 gene encoding angiopoietin-2-like, whose translation MKFMPIPPILVVILIAVVGLQAEELKHEATPAQDIRLLLEEVKSHLNRFNSHYLINLEQRIVSVLTTMTSLDSNVKTLQEKSQIWDVFQHHIGAWSEHIKSVDNKLDILKKTHETPSAALETRLSNLDFKVQHIFEKVDTINEKLHDITKTVYALSSSSSSAVHRGRRNERMDATEQATILTKIGNLQKQINRIESNGNNNNCPNKSNGQGSGNRGTSSSKIRKDVSDSDEEIDDFLDKLTAKKLRELVANRKNCRSMEMLTGMMRSVEDRTVRIYDLEALQFEQILSCCQRTNNEVTTFTNSADILLKRIEHLVLDVDRKIEKRNNQQCSKDPSPTLPDHQSKVKFNNTLEESLDISTQVDLGSGSDESTGDDNVITSASIDQHEEIDFHHPDKDGCHQLLKRVDGVYTFAVVELNEARRDFNRRFCQFATEGSAWTVVQCRNWYDLQENFNRSWNEYKHGFGDLGYEFWFGNDFIHRLSYDDNVELRIELEDFDGHRAYAQYGTFRMESEKFNYNLMVSDYRGNASDALSYHNDQDFSTYDRPNDKSDTFPCALTFGSGWWFNSCAESNLNGKYYLENPRAHKSTGILWETWLGDYSLKSVKMMIRPKDVWNKDDEVSSDAETPQDP comes from the exons ATGAAGTTCATG CCCATTCCTCCAATACTAGTTGTGATTCTGATTGCCGTTGTGGGTCTTCAGGCTGAGGAGTTAAAACATGAAGCAACACCGGCACAGGACATCCGGCTACTGCTGGAAGAAGTGAAATCTCATTTGAATCGGTTCAATTCACATTACCTCATCAATCTGGAGCAGCGAATCGTATCGGTGCTTACCACGATGACAAGCTTAGATTCAAATGTGAAAACGCTGCAGGAGAAATCGCAAATTTGGGACGTTTTCCAGCATCATATTGGGGCATGGAGTGAACATATCAAATCGGTTGATAACAAGCTTGATATCTTGAAGAA aacCCACGAAACCCCTTCCGCAGCGCTAGAGACGAGACTTTCAAATCTCGACTTTAAGGTTCAGCACATTTTTGAGAAGGTCGATACGATTAACGAAAAATTACACGACATCACTAAAACGGTGTACGCTctgtccagcagcagcagcagcgcagTACACAGGGGGCGTCGAAACGAGCGCATGGACGCGACCGAGCAGGCTACGATTCTTACAAAAATTGGCAATCTTCAAAAGCAAATCAATCGTATCGAAAGCAACGGAAACAATAACAACTGCCCAAACAAAAGCAACGGCCAAGGAAGCGGAAATCGTGGTACCAGTAGTTCAAAAATTCGGAAAGATGTTTCCGACTCTGACGAAGAAATAGATGACTTTCTAGATAAGCTCACAGCAAAGAAACTTCGTGAGCTGGTTGCAAACCGAAAAAACTGTCGATCGATGGAAATGCTGACCGGCATGATGCGATCGGTGGAAGATCGTACCGTGCGCATTTATGATCTTGAAGCTTTGCAGTTTGAGCAAATTCTTTCCTGTTGTCAGCGTACGAACAATGAAGTTACGACATTTACGAACAGTGCAGACATTCTACTGAAGCGTATCGAGCATTTAGTGCTAGATGTTGATCGTAAGATTGAAAAACGTAACAATCAGCAGTGCAGCAAGGACCCATCACCGACATTACCCGACCATCAGTCGAAGGTGAAATTCAACAATACTCTGGAAGAATCGCTGGATATTTCAACCCAGGTAGATCTGGGAAGTGGAAGTGATGAATCAACCGGCGACGATAATGTTATAACAAGTGCATCCATCGATCAACACGAGGAAATTGATTTCCATCATCCGGATAAAGATGGATGCCATCAGCTTTTGAAACGAGTCGATGGCGTGTACACCTTCGCTGTTGTGGAACTTAATGAAGCTAGACGCGACTTTAACAGAAGATTCTGCCAGTTTGCAACGGAAGGATCGGCCTGGACAGTTGTTCAATGCCGTAATTGGTACGATTTGCAGGAGAACTTTAATCGCTCGTGGAATGAATATAAACACGGCTTTGGTGATTTGGGTTATGAATTTTGGTTCGGTAATGATTTTATTCATAG ATTGAGCTATGATGATAATGTTGAACTAAGGATTGAATTGGAGGATTTTGATGGGCACAGAGCGTATGCCCAGTATGGGACATTTAGGATGGAGTCGGAAAAATTCAACTACAACTTGATGGTGTCCGACTATCGTGGGAATGCTTCTGATGCCCTTTCGTACCACAACGATCAAGATTTCAGCACATATGACCGGCCGAATGATAAATCTGATACCTTTCCCTGCGCTCTCACGTTTGGCAGCGGTTGGTGGTTTAACAG tTGTGCCGAGTCTAATCTAAATGGTAAATATTACCTCGAAAACCCTCGTGCCCATAAGTCTACCGGCATTTTGTGGGAAACCTGGCTCGGAGACTATTCGCTGAAATCGGTCAAAATGATGATACGCCCCAAAGATGTATGGAATAAGGACGATGAGGTATCATCAGATGCCGAAACCCCGCAGGATCCATAG
- the LOC131284627 gene encoding uncharacterized protein LOC131284627 — protein MLQSTTAGLLNLFTEKLYVTDVEYLSAPLNSFFRHPQSSVHFQISESNSSVNDKTLLHTVGEILRSNNEWLVSTSGERDGNSVSYYNVLLADNYDLLEALLRSLTHEHYDSSGRSLLVVTRGSHLKSIQTIMVTLWELRMVNAVLIVQSSGEAYTYDPYSIGACEMNEPILLDHFQDGRWSNLSVWYPERLRNFNGCPVKTGTFTAKPFSMVRKTASDDLERFGLEVTVVENVARHFNFSIEYRTPSGSVKWGLARASNSTGMMGMIQRGEVEFGFGCLGMNVFRNRYLKMGTPSFLTQLTMAVPPDKPYTSLEKLFQPFSLPAWLCIVLCYAIFALLTMLIFDSKLVKPPERFPNAGYNVWVQLMGGPTTCMLRQNTSRMIIIGFVLNALVVRTMYQAAMFERLQAPTKLGTRLNTFQDINDAKLSYYMYITTSFYYLDNALLKDRIRILKDENKDWDEIMLDISQHKLPGVFVIPLDCIEYYVKNFGHRGLVFVGKHTGINYNMGLYYTKRSPFAVPFNEIIGRFQAAGLMHSWKEQFRDNRYWTSVKSQPEPESLQWRQVCGCFYLWGLLLVFSLAALFGEITMRQ, from the exons ATGCTGCAAAGTACTACTGCAGGCCTTTTGAATCTTTTTACTGAAAAGCTTTATGTTACCGATGTGGAGTATTTGAGTGCACCGTTGAACAGTTTTTTCCGCCATCCTCAAAGTTCGGTGCATTTTCAAATAAGTGAAAGTAATTCTTCGGTGAATGATAAAACGCTGTTGCACACCGTCGGTGAGATTCTGCGCTCGAATAACGAATGGCTGGTTTCGACCTCAGGTGAACGGGATGGCAACTCCGTTTCGTACTACAACGTTCTGCTTGCCGATAACTATGACTTGCTGGAGGCCCTTCTCCGAAGCTTAACTCACGAGCATTACGACTCGTCGGGGCGAAGCTTGCTTGTAGTTACGCGCGGTAGTCACTTGAAGTCGATTCAAACGATTATGGTTACTCTCTGGGAACTGCGGATGGTTAACGCAGTGTTAATTGTGCAAAGTTCCGGAGAAGCATACACCTACGATCCGTACTCGATTGGAGCGTGTGAGATGAATGAACCGATCCTGCTGGATCACTTCCAAGACGGTCGCTGGTCGAACCTGTCCGTGTGGTATCCGGAACGGTTGAGAAACTTTAACGGTTGCCCGGTGAAGACAGGCACGTTCACGGCGAAACCGTTTTCCATGGTACGCAAAACGGCATCCGACGATCTCGAGCGCTTTGGGCTGGAAGTTACGGTTGTGGAAAACGTTGCTAGACACTTCAATTTCTCGATCGAGTACCGTACACCGAGTGGAAGCGTCAAATGGGGCCTGGCTCGGGCGTCCAACAGCACCGGCATGATGGGTATGATCCAGCGCGGCGAGGTCGAGTTCGGGTTCGGCTGTCTTGGGATGAATGTGTTTCGAAATCGGTACCTAAAGATGGGTACACCCAGCTTTCTTACACAGCTCACCATGGCCGTACCGCCGGACAAGCCGTACACATCgctggaaaaacttttccaaccgtTCTCGCTGCCGGCATGGCTGTGCATCGTGCTGTGCTATGCAATCTTCGCCCTGCTGACGATGCTGATCTTCGACTCGAAGCTGGTGAAACCACCGGAGCGCTTCCCCAATGCGGGTTATAACGTATGGGTGCAGCTAATGGGAGGTCCCACCACGTGCATGTTACGCCAGAACACCAGCAGGATGATCATCATAGGCTTCGTCCTGAATGCGCTTGTGGTACGCACAATGTATCAGGCGGCCATGTTCGAGCGTCTTCAGGCCCCGACGAAGTTGGGCACGCGGTTGAACACCTTTCAGGACATCAACGATGCAAAGCTGTCCTACTACATGTACATCACCACCTCGTTTTACTATCTGGACAATGCCCTGCTAAAAGACAG AATCCGTATTCTGAAGGACGAGAACAAGGACTGGGATGAAATCATGCTCGACATATCGCAACACAAACTACCCGGCGTGTTCGTCATTCCGCTCGATTGCATCGAGTACTACGTGAAAAACTTTGGCCACCGGGGTTTGGTGTTCGTCGGCAAGCACACCGGCATCAACTATAACATGGGCCTGTACTACACGAAGCGGTCGCCCTTTGCCGTGCCGTTCAACGAGATAATCGGCCGGTTTCAGGCGGCGGGACTGATGCACTCGTGGAAGGAACAGTTTCGCGATAACCGTTACTGGACAAGTGTAAAGAGTCAACCGGAACCGGAGAGTCTCCAGTGGCGGCAAGTTTGCGGTTGCTTCTACCTGTGGGGCCTGCTGCTCGTCTTCTCACTGGCGGCGTTGTTTGGCGAGATAACGATGAGACAATGA